The Calditrichota bacterium genome includes the window CTGTTTCATTTTCACTTTCAATCTTACCTGATGCCGAAAGCATCATTTTAGCAATACTGTGACCGGCATTGGTATAAGGTGAAATAACAGTATCTGCCCCAGCTTGCAGCATTCGTTTTTCAGACGTTACAGAATCGGTGCGTGCGATAATTTGTAAAGTTGGGTTTAATTCCCGGGCGGTCAAAGTAATGAATAGGTTATCTGCAACCGAGGGTAAAATAGCCAATAATCCGGCTGCCTTTTTTATTCCGGCTTTTAACAAGGTTTGGTCATTAATAGCATTGCCTTCTATATAAAGGAAGTTATCTTCGCCTAATTGCTTACAATTCTCAGAGCTTGATTCAATGATAACAAAGCTGTTGCCAATAGTTTGAAGTTTTTCGGCAACAGCATCGCCAACCCTTCCAAATCCGCATATAATATAATGCGAGTCTAATTGAGATATTTCTTTCAACATCTTTTTTTTCTCCGAATCTGAACTCATTATTCTACTAAAAAAGCTTTCAACAAAAGTGCGCCCAACAAATGCAATGCTGGCAAATCCAAATAAAATAAGGACGGAAGTAAACAATCTTCCCATTGATGATAATGGATGGATTTCTCCATATCCCACAGTCGTAATGGTTATAATCGTCATGTAAAATCCATCGGTTATGGAATAATTTTCCAGGTATGAATAACCAAAAGTTCCCCCGGCGATTACAAAAATCATAAACACAATCGAAATATATACTTGACGATTTGCTGATTTAA containing:
- a CDS encoding response regulator, giving the protein MFKSANRQVYISIVFMIFVIAGGTFGYSYLENYSITDGFYMTIITITTVGYGEIHPLSSMGRLFTSVLILFGFASIAFVGRTFVESFFSRIMSSDSEKKKMLKEISQLDSHYIICGFGRVGDAVAEKLQTIGNSFVIIESSSENCKQLGEDNFLYIEGNAINDQTLLKAGIKKAAGLLAILPSVADNLFITLTARELNPTLQIIARTDSVTSEKRMLQAGADTVISPYTNAGHSIAKMMLSASGKIESENETDQTVQPSPHWIEINNEPKLIGLSIAELIKKKEYKVLGLRRFGKDILDPDDNLKLEPEDKFYIIEKGTSSGTKIIQQRTNSPSVVIVDDNPVIVKLYVRLFRRADFTPIVASSATEAIRIIKEERPNAAVIDFQLPGGMSGIDICKAVRTEQKNEGIKLVIFTADEKEKTRERAIKSGADAVVVKSANSSEVIETVIDLLRK